The Glandiceps talaboti chromosome 1, keGlaTala1.1, whole genome shotgun sequence genome has a segment encoding these proteins:
- the LOC144441947 gene encoding protocadherin Fat 4-like, with protein MVDSVKSFREINENAKTSRGPIFTKKSLKPDTISCGEVYSHWFPSEAIMSLSGETSYTLTVYARDNSADSLVRKTTTIPISIEVNAVNEDTPDFDQTTYSVSISESISVGDAIVTVGAVDNDRSDHLHGTLTYSVINGDPDAQFQIDSSTGQITIKSPLDREEHSSYSLTVRVTDGGVPALYDTATVDITVTDVNDKFPSCTPAFFSETVAEDEGTNFVVATISCTDTDDGNYGAGGFIYTISSGNSDGYFFLAGNELQLAKTLDFESKINHNVDVTVADNNGNAPTNAIVIPIAVTVAPVNENPPIFNPSTYTDPFEIDEDRAIGDVIVDVDATDGDSNTNAHGQLRYTIESGNAEGKFNIDPTNGKIHLIKGLDRETTTTYSLIVQAADGDLYGGVDLTASVTVPIAVIDVNDNDPECDSDVYTYVIQENTVSGTIIGSITCGDVDDGLNGDLNYNIVSGSNSDFSISTAGVIATADDIDYESNEDKDLYTMVIEVADQAASPRTSTVFVSVTITAVNDDTPTFTQPAGYSVTITESTAVGSDVLQVHADDQDDGDDGEILYTMTSAKFRIEALTGMIIVRDTLDYELTTSYTFTVTATDRSTTTPRDASVSVTITIDDENDNDPSCGPSVYTNSISENDVVDTVVASLICSDADSGDNALLKYDIISSSDPGNDFTVSSVGVVKLAKLLDFETEQSYSLLIEVSDSATTGERTVTVQVGVTVEPYNEAAPTFTAVSYSTSILESANIGADVIDIDCIDTDFGHDATMETIVYRFLTSTDYFSIDPDNGMVEVKTTLDREATPTALELEMECKDTLTIPNQRSSTVTLTVTVGDINDNEPVYDPFTYELQVRENALRNDIIGSLTVTDADDPANTIITYTIVSGNSDAIFAVDTNGEVRIDNVANLDFETTKHYTVLVRAQDGGSSPLSATATVEIEILPYNEHTPHFTQGATYVENINEDAALGDNVGQVVATDGDDSDHDDGQIEYSIIDGNAQQRFYINPSTGWVRVKQSLDRETTDYYRLVIRGTDKGTLPNPLYEDAIFDVYIDDVNDNEPICSPTIYSKQLTEDVGSSVTVAELLCSDLDAGVNEQLSYAIVDGDDLVTNRFAISPAGIVTTATSNPFDYEDIKEWYLTVNVSDNGLSSLTSQSFVTVEILGINEHTPVFEDPNGDGYTTNIGEEVAQGTLVYQVFASDADDGTHGEFYFFINAGNTKGHFSIDQNTGEIETAQTLDREVDPSYDIEIICIDNAGASSLTATDNVIITINDYNDNEPYLSPSVYAEELMENISPGTALLTSVVVTDRDTGVNAQFNYAIEPISNTDSDFVIDTITGQMTMPGGLDIEKTEYYSLKVLVNDLGTPSLTSTATVNIRVLPVNEHTPQWLAASYETYVREDSAYGFSFLNVTATDDDKYEDGIVIYSLIYGSYDGLQKIHVDALTGEMEVKAALDREVYDTYSIVVQATDQATSPVGPMWSDVTVTVYILDANDNHPMFSPTVYNTEWLENTAIGTTLVTLPCSDADLTNNADLSYVITAGNAEGKFNVSSTTSGAEIILHDFLDIETTEQFVLTVTAYDDGTDEYGTPLILTGEATVTLNVLPVNEHTPYFSPGSYATVYVEEKTPIDTSVGKVSAADDDIGDYHAFLRYSIASGNDEYKWAIDEITGDIHIAAPLDRETTVTYDLVIRVSDNMVGASTILDSTVNYQIVVDDNNDNPPVFTPQTYSVDVLEGALVGTTLVTLVTTDDDYLPGNVAHTFTIENGDTNNDFEVDGYNIKIAKKLDHEVLDLYKLTIRAHNLGDAATELTADATVTINVLSENEYMPEFDHDTFTVTVSEDITLGTKIFDANATDSDKGRHGELTYFVIDGNDYGGSQFLCDRYTGQVRVGAFLDRERNETFILNITVLDNGINVNDTFKDYMLLTVVIKDVNDNKPLFLVDLHEIYVDENVMAGHHFHTIQASDADKDQNADVRYAIVGGDGWTAFSVDSVSGQITTTISTLDREKKDRYYLALTATDQGTPALSTQTGVIVWVNDLNDNDPQFTPNVYFVNIDENLPIGTTFYRVRANDADINENADLSYSITSGDDILPMFDINNNGELSLLRSPDREGRETYGLMLEVTDNGTVPRTDTASFTITLLDENDNTPVFTSDPYIVDVEESIGIGTSLIQVHADDPDKDVNKLVSYRIVAGNEEDNFRIDEALGHIISTKLLDRESTSAFNISIEAYDAGSPPQSTNVTVYINLIDVNDNFAQFDSFNYTYSILEDVAVGYYIGNITALDVDNGTNAQLRYLITSGDYGHFTINAVTGHIFAADGIDRETIAIYTLIIKVIDLGQVTMQNMAAVLVTIDDVNDNNPVFNNHEYVQSVDENSPVGTAVITVNASDVDINQNAELSYSIPSEDTLGFRHFQIDGVTGEITVKEPTDREANETIVFHVTAFDHGIPALNGTALVTITNLDVNDNRPVFNPTYYVTRIPKDYDKSDVLITVIATDIDLDKNAEFHYSLVEYTDVFNIDLFTGEINYITTTSLLLDTYKTHVVARDAGEPSLSSDLATIRVDTFDKELYSVDIQFGISCAEFENSKAKVISLLSSLFTPGFVGTWNTDCLARSSSTSFKRRLLVTEEYVVVSIYGLRNKETETIDGIDSAAEFYTREELLRVLSSDENGGDPSTALLTPTFSAYDIEKVEPSVPFPVDPTPWYKTWWGILIMVLAALIVLILICVIMCVCVKRAGRRRDESFPVTRNTHDNQLTWAGRRQKMEIPSKQSDNCNFTLYFPKLLTEVPYKKKHGNEVNPVLLPKATNVPRKTEFESWATVRRWNTPTDRKVPETPRRQNFSRHGSLNARYEDDTMYDGEAVDPVSGFDGFVRSTEMVDKLNTHAKPPYTVDPDGSDSLASFSVYCDMSDTAAVTIIHHDIEARTHVQGYDIGGSYAVAITYLASIDQIRAVVDQSASCKQFIKYDCYHSTLNLDSNSPKAWWEDYSAVKQYYWGDSDNIQGYCACGITDTCVDVSEAVSPGLKCYCDHNDNQWRSDEGYLTDKSVLPVTKLSFGDTGDANEEGYHTLGPIQCTASIPTTSPPLTAAPTEWVESTAGIATLTVVSILVVAIIIGVLCCIFRHSLAACCKDCGRGCRSCCWSFGEGCRGCCDDCGQNCRVCLTDCCRPKPEPLPEPLRPPVERTWEKHPQRDYHDHEIIMTPTKELQRKEDKINSSALIIAPTPTRNEVTIPTALNRVTPSPEYSIQGHDVGQDRDFKYNPATGKRRWANNVNAVSAVGSWRASRPHNAIYKTSGNTIAPPTADPSLTK; from the exons ATGGTTGATAGTGTCAAAAGCTTTAGagaaatcaatgaaaatgcCAAGA CAAGTCGTGGGCCTATATTCACAAAGAAATCATTGAAACCTGATACAATATCCTGTGGAGAGGTGTATTCACATTGGTTTCCGTCTGAAGCAATTATGAGTTTGTCAG GGGAAACGTCGTATACGTTGACGGTGTATGCGAGAGACAACTCAGCAGATTCGTTGGTACGGAAAACGACCACCATACCAATCAGTATAGAAGTAAATGCTGTAAATGAAGATACTCCCGATTTCGACCAAACTACGTATAGTGTGTCAATAAGTGAAAGTATTAGTGTAGGGGATGCAATTGTTACCGTTGGTGCTGTAGATAATGATAGAAGCGACCACCTGCATGGAACTCTGAC ATATTCTGTTATCAATGGAGACCCTGATGCGCAGTTTCAAATCGACTCTTCCACTGGTCAAATCACTATCAAATCCCCATTGGACAGAGAGGAACATTCCTCGTACTCTCTGACAGTACGTGTAACGGACGGTGGAGTGCCGGCACTATACGACACAGCCACTGTTGACATCACTGTAACAGACGTCAATGATAAGTTTCCATCATGCACCCCGGCTTTCTTTAGTGAGACTGTAGCTGAAGACGAGGGAACGAATTTTGTAGTAGCAACCATTTCATGTACCGACACTGATGATGGTAATTATGGTGCAGGAGGGTTTATATACACAATTTCGTCAG GTAACAGCGATGGATATTTCTTCCTTGCTGGTAATGAACTGCAATTAGCGAAAACTTTAGACTTTGAAAGTAAGATAAACCACAATGTTGACGTAACTGTGGCTGATAACAATGGTAACGCCCCTACGAACGCAATAGTTATACCCATAGCCGTGACCGTTGCTCCTGTGAATGAAAATCCACCAATTTTCAATCCATCCACTTACACTGATCCTTTTGAAATCGACGAAGACAGAGCTATTGGTGACGTTATCGTTGACGTAGATGCCACTGATGGTGATTCAAATACCAATGCTCACGGTCAACTGAGGTATACGATCGAGAGTGGAAATGCAGAGGGGAAGTTTAACATCGATCCGACAAATGGAAAGATTCACCTGATAAAGGGTTTAGATCGGGAAACAACGACAACGTATAGTCTAATTGTGCAAGCAGCAGACGGTGATCTGTATGGTGGTGTTGACCTGACAGCCTCTGTCACGGTTCCTATTGCTGTGATTGATGTGAACGACAATGATCCAGAGTGTGATTCTGACGTGTATACTTACGTCATACAAGAAAATACTGTCAGTGGTACCATTATAGGATCAATCACCTGTGGTGATGTTGACGATGGGTTGAATGGAGACCTTAACTACAACATCGTTAGTGGAAGCAATTCTGATTTCTCTATCAGTACTGCAGGTGTTATAGCCACTGCTGACGACATCGACTACGAATCTAACGAAGATAAAGACTTGTATACGATGGTGATTGAAGTTGCCGACCAAGCTGCCTCTCCGAGAACTTCTACAGTATTTGTAAGTGTCACTATTACAGCTGTGAATGACGACACGCCAACGTTCACACAGCCTGCTGGCTACAGCGTTACGATCACAGAAAGCACCGCAGTCGGTTCAGACGTTCTTCAAGTTCATGCTGACGATCAAGATGATG GTGATGATGGAGAGATTCTGTATACGATGACCTCGGCCAAGTTTCGCATAGAAGCGCTGACTGGGATGATAATTGTTCGTGATACACTTGATTACGAATTAACTACGAGCTACACGTTTACAGTAACTGCTACGGATCGGTCAACCACAACGCCAAGGGATGCGAG TGTTTCCGTCACCATTACCATTGATGATGAGAATGACAACGACCCTTCATGTGGTCCAAGTGTATATACCAACTCGATATCAGAAAATGATGTTGTCGATACTGTTGTCGCCAGTCTCATATGTTCTGATGCTGACTCGGGTGACAACGCATTattgaaatatgacattataTCCAGTTCGGACCCTGGCAATGATTTCACTGTCAGTTCTGTTGGTGTTGTCAAATTGGCGAAGTTGTTGGATTTTGAGACTGAGCAGTCCTACTCGTTACTAATAGAAGTTAGTGACTCTGCAACAACTGGTGAGAGAACAGTCACAGTGCAAGTAGGGGTAACCGTAGAGCCGTACAACGAAGCCGCTCCAACTTTTACCGCAGTGTCGTATTCTACCTCAATATTGGAAAGTGCCAACATTGGTGCAGATGTTATAGACATTGATTGTATTGATACAGACTTCGGTCATGATGCTACCATGGAAACGATAGTTTACCGATTTTTAACGTCCACAGATTACTTCTCAATCGACCCCGATAATGGAATGGTTGAAGTGAAGACGACATTGGACAGAGAAGCTACTCCAACGGCGTTAGAACTAGAGATGGAGTGCAAAGATACCCTGACAATTCCAAATCAAAGATCGTCCACTGTTACTCTAACCGTTACCGTGGGTGACATCAATGACAACGAACCAGTCTACGACCCGTTTACATACGAATTGCAAGTTCGTGAGAATGCACTAAGAAACGACATAATTGGCTCACTCACGGTCACAGATGCAGATGACCCAGCCAATACTATTATAACATACACGATCGTTTCTGGTAACAGTGATGCTATCTTTGCTGTAGACACCAATGGCGAAGTACGAATAGACAACGTTGCAAACTTGGACTTCGAAACTACAAAGCACTACACGGTGCTTGTTCGAGCACAGGATGGTGGCTCTTCACCCTTAAGTGCCACAGCAACTGTTGAGATAGAAATTCTGCCCTACAACGAGCATACGCCTCATTTCACACAAGGAGCTACTTATGTAG AAAACATCAACGAAGACGCTGCACTTGGTGACAATGTTGGTCAGGTAGTAGCAACTGATGGTGACGATTCTGACCACGACGATGGCCAGATTGAATACAGTATCATAGATGGGAATGCCCAGCAAAGGTTTTATATCAATCCATCAACAG gttGGGTAAGAGTCAAGCAGTCATTGGATCGGGAGACAACAGACTACTACAGATTAGTCATACGAGGTACTGACAAAGGAACGCTGCCAAATCCTCTCTATGAAGATGCCATCTTTGATGTGTACATTGACGATGTCAATGACAACGAGCCAATATGTTCTCCCACTATCTACTCTAAACAGCTAACAGAGGACGTAGGATCATCGGTGACGGTGGCAGAACTACTATGTTC GGACCTTGATGCAGGTGTTAACGAACAACTAAGCTATGCTATCGTTGATGGGGATGACTTGGTGACTAATCGATTTGCTATTAGTCCTGCTGGTATCGTTACGACGGCTACATCAAACCCATTTGACTACGAGGACATAAAGGAGTGGTACCTGACTGTCAATG TGTCTGACAACGGCCTGTCATCGCTCACATCCCAAAGTTTTGTAACGGTTGAGATACTTGGAATCAATGAACACACTCCGGTCTTTGAGGATCCTAATGGTGATGGTTATACAACAAATATCGGCGAAGAAGTTGCACAGGGAACTTTAGTTTATCAAGTATTTGCATCAGATGCTGACGATGGCACTCATG GTGAATTTTACTTCTTCATTAATGCTGGGAATACAAAGGGACATTTTTCAATTGACCAGAATACAGGAGAGATTGAAACTGCTCAAACGCTTGACCGTGAAGTTGACCCAAGTTACGacattgaaataatttgtattgATAATGCTGGTGCTTCCTCGTTGACTGCAACAGACAATGTAATTATAACCATTAACGATTACAATGACAATGAACCGTACCTCAGTCCGAGTGTTTATGCTGAAGAATTAATGGAAAATATCAGCCCAGGTACGGCGCTTCTCACCAGTGTTGTGGTAACGGACAGAGACACTGGTGTCAACGCACAGTTCAACTATGCCATAGAACCAATCAGTAACACAGACAGTGACTTTGTAATTGACACTATTACAGGGCAAATGACGATGCCAGGTGGACTTGACATTGAGAAAACTGAGTATTATAGTCTGAAAGTACTTGTTAATGACCTTGGAACACCGTCTCTGACATCAACTGCAACTGTCAATATCAGGGTCCTGCCTGTTAATGAACATACACCGCAGTGGCTCGCAGCAAGTTACGAGACTTACGTACGAGAGGATTCGGCCTATGGGTTCTCTTTCCTCAATGTTACCGCTACTGACGATGACAAGTACGAAGATGGAATCGTTATATATTCCCTTATTTATGGATCGTATGATGGTTTACAAAAAATCCACGTGGACGCCTTGACTGGTGAGATGGAAGTCAAAGCTGCACTTGATAGGGAAGTGTATGATACATATTCAATTGTAGTCCAGGCAACTGATCAAGCCACTTCACCTGTTGGACCGATGTGGTCTGATGTGACCGTAACCGTTTACATATTAGATGCAAATGACAATCATCCAATGTTTTCTCCGACGGTGTACAACACTGAGTGGTTGGAGAATACTGCTATAGGCACAACTCTGGTGACTTTACCGTGCTCTGATGCAGATTTAACCAACAACGCAGATCTCTCATACGTCATTACTGCCGGTAACGCTGAGGGAAAGTTTAATGTCAGCTCCACTACTTCAGGAGCAGAAATCATCCTACACGACTTTCTCGATATTGAGACGACAGAACAGTTTGTTTTAACAGTTACTGCATATGACGATGGCACTGATGAATATGGTACCCCTCTGATCCTGACAGGAGAAGCGACTGTTACATTAAATGTACTACCAGTGAACGAACATACACCTTATTTCAGTCCCGGTTCATACGCTACAGTTTACGTAGAAGAAAAGACTCCAATTGATACTTCAGTTGGTAAG GTTTCTGCTGCTGATGACGACATTGGTGACTACCATGCATTCTTAAGGTACAGTATCGCCAGCGGCAATGATGAGTACAAATGGGCAATAGATGAGATTACTGGTGACATTCACATTGCTGCACCCTTGGATAGAGAAACAACGGTTACCTATGACTTGGTTATTCGAGTCTCTGACAACATGGTAGGGGCAAGCACTATTCTTGACTCGACCGTAAATTATCAAATCGTCGTTGACGACAATAATGATAACCCACCTGTCTTCACACCACAAACGTATAGTGTAGATGTGTTGGAAGGTGCTCTTGTTGGCACAACTCTTGTCACCTTAGTGACTACCGATGACGACTACCTGCCTGGTAATGTGGCACATACGTTCACTATAGAGAATGGTGATACCAATAACGATTTTGAAGTTGATGGGTATAACATCAAGATTGCGAAGAAACTGGACCATGAGGTTTTAGACCTGTATAAATTGACAATTAGAGCTCACAATTTAGGGGACGCCGCGACAGAGCTGACAGCAGATGCCACAGTGACTATAAATGTCCTGTCTGAAAATGAATACATGCCAGAGTTTGACCACGACACATTTACTGTAACTGTATCAGAAGATATAACATTAGGTACAAAAATATTCGATGCAAACGCGACGGACTCTGATAAAGGTCGCCATGGAGAACTCACTTATTTTGTCATAGATGGAAACGACTACGGTGGATCTCAATTCCTGTGCGATCGATACACTGGCCAGGTACGAGTTGGTGCATTCTTAGACCGCGAGCGTAACGAAACCTTCATATTAAACATAACAGTACTGGATAATGGTATTAATGTCAACGATACTTTTAAAGACTACATGCTACTCACTGTTGTAATTAAGGATGTCAACGATAATAAACCTCTCTTCCTGGTTGATCTCCATGAAATCTATGTGGATGAAAATGTAATGGCCGgtcatcattttcatacaattCAAGCTTCTGATGCAGACAAGGACCAAAATGCTGATGTAAGATATGCTATAGTCGGTGGAGATGGTTGGACTGCTTTCAG TGTGGATTCAGTGAGTGGACAAATAACAACTACTATCAGTACTCTTGATCGAGAAAAGAAAGACCGCTATTATTTAGCTCTGACGGCAACAGACCAAGGTACTCCAGCGTTGTCAACGCAAACAGGTGTCATCGTATGGGTGAATGATTTAAACGACAACGATCCTCAATTTACaccaaatgtttattttgtaaacatCGATGAAAATCTTCCTATTGGTACAACATTTTATAGAGTGAGAGCCAACGATGCAGATATCAATGAAAACGCAGATTTGTCATACTCGATCACAAGTGGCGATGACATTCTCCCAATGTTCGACATCAACAACAATGGGGAACTTTCCCTTTTGCGTTCCCCCGACCGCGAAGGCAGAGAGACATACGGACTAATGCTAGAAGTCACCGATAATGGAACAGTACCACGTACGGATACAGCGTCGTTCACGATAACGTTACTTGATGAGAATGACAACACACCAGTCTTCACCTCTGATCCCTACATTGTTGACGTAGAAGAAAGCATTGGTATTGGCACCAGCCTTATACAAGTACATGCAGATGATCCCGACAAAGATGTCAATAAGTTGGTAAGCTATCGAATTGTTGCTGGGAATGAAGAAGATAACTTCCGCATTGATGAAGCTTTGGGTCACATCATATCCACCAAATTATTGGACAGGGAGTCAACTTCTGCCTTTAACATATCTATAGAGGCGTACGACGCTGGAAGCCCTCCACAAAGTACGAACGTTACCGTTTATATTAATCTTATTGATGTGAATGACAATTTTGCTCAATTTGACTCATTTAACTATACTTACTCCATCCTAGAAGATGTTGCTGTTGGGTATTACATTGGTAATATCACCGCATTGGACGTCGATAACGGTACAAACGCCCAGCTTCGTTACCTTATCACCAGTGGCGATTACGGTCATTTCACCATAAACGCTGTGACGGGACACATATTCGCCGCTGACGGTATCGACCGAGAGACTATCGCCATATATACGCTCATCATAAAGGTCATTGACCTTGGGCAGGTCACTATGCAAAACATGGCGGCTGTACTTGTTACTATTGACGATGTCAATGATAACAATCCTGTATttaataatcatgaatatgtaCAGTCAGTTGATGAAAACTCTCCAGTCGGGACAGCTGTCATTACTGTAAATGCTAGTGACGTTGACATCAACCAGAATGCAGAGTTATCCTATTCTATTCCCTCTGAAGACACTCTTGGATTTAGACACTTCCAGATTGATGGCGTTACTGGTGAAATAACAGTAAAAGAGCCAACAGACAGAGAAGCGAACGAAACCATCGTATTTCATGTCACTGCCTTTGATCATGGCATTCCAGCTTTAAATGGTACAGCGTTGGTTACCATCACTAACCTGGATGTCAACGACAACAGACCAGTATTTAACCCGACCTATTACGTCACCAGAATACCAAAAGACTATGACAAATCTGATGTCTTAATTACAGTTATAGCCACAGATATTGATTTGGACAAGAATGCCGAATTTCACTATTCCCTGGTAGAATACACGGATGTATTCAATATCGATTTGTTCACCGGAGAAATTAATTATATTACCACCACATCTCTATTGCTGGATACGTACAAGACGCATGTGGTTGCGAGAGACGCAG GTGAACCATCGCTATCCTCTGATCTTGCGACTATCCGAGTTGACACCTTCGATAAGGAACTTTACAGCGTCGACATTCAGTTTGGCATATCGTGTGCAGAGTTTGAAAACTCGAAAGCCAAAGTTATTTCCCTCTTAAGTAGTCTCTTCACACCTGGATTTGTTGGAACTTGGAACACGGATTGTCTTGCTAGGTCTTCATCAACCTCGTTCAAAAGACGTCTTTTGGT AACTGAAGAATACGTGGTGGTATCAATCTATGGTCTACGTAACAAGGAAACAGAGACGATTGATGGTATAGACTCAGCAGCAGAATTTTATACAAGGGAAGAACTTCTACGTGTACTGTCCAGTGATGAAAATGGAGGGGATCCAAGTACTGCATTACTTACACCAACATTCTCGGCATATGACATTGAAAAG gTCGAGCCGAGTGTTCCATTCCCTGTAGATCCGACACCCTGGTACAAGACATGGTGGGGAATCTTAATTATGGTCTTAGCTGCACTTATTGTACTGATACTCATCTGTGTGatcatgtgtgtttgtgttaagAGGGCAGGTAGGAG GAGAGATGAGAGCTTTCCAGTAACAAGGAATACCCATGATAATCAATTGACTTGGGCCGGGAGACGTCAGAAAATGGAGATTCCTTCCAAACAGTCAG ATAACTGTAATTTCACCTTATATTTTCCAAAATTACTGACAGAAGTACCATACAAGAAGAAGCATGGCAATGAGGTTAACCCAGTGCTGTTG CCAAAAGCAACAAACGTCCCTCGTAAGACAGAATTTGAGTCGTGGGCAACAGTGAGAAGATGGAATACACCTACTGACAGAAAGGTACCAGAGACACCCAGGAGACAAAACTTTTCTCGCCATGGGTCACTGAATGCTAGATATGAAGATGACACAATGTATGATGGGGAAGCTGTGGACCCAG TTTCTGGCTTTGATGGCTTTGTTCGTAGTACTGAAATGGTCGACAAACTAAATACACATGCTAAGCCACCT TATACGGTTGATCCTGACGGTAGCGACTCGTTAGCTTCGTTCTCAGTATACTGTGACATGTCAGATACTGCTGCTGTCACCATAATACATCATGACATAGAAGCTAGAACACATGTACAAGGGTATGATATTGGAG GTTCATATGCAGTTGCCATAACATACCTTGCATCGATTGACCAAATCCGTGCTGTTGTCGATCAATCAGCAAgttgtaaacaattcattaagTATGATTGCTATCATAGTACGTTGAATCTCGACA GTAATTCACCAAAGGCATGGTGGGAAGATTATAGTGCTGTAAAACAGTACTACTGGGGTGATTCCGACAACATACAGGGCTATTGTGCATGCGGGATAACTGATACATGTGTAGATGTATCGGAAGCTGTCAGTCCAG GTCTGAAGTGTTACTGTGACCACAACGACAACCAATGGCGATCCGATGAAGGTTATCTAACAGATAAATCTGTTTTACCAGTTACTAAGCTGAGTTTTGGAGATACTGGTGATGCAAATGAAGAGGGTTATCATACACTAGGTCCCATTCAATGTACTGCAA GTATTCCTACTACATCTCCTCCGTTAACAGCTGCTCCTACCGAGTGGGTGGAATCCACGGCTGGTATTGCAACCCTGACGGTGGTCTCTATCCTCGTTGTTGCAATTATTATTGGTGTACTGTGTTGTATCTTCCGCCACTCCCTGGCTGCATGTTGTAAGGATTGTGGTCGTGGTTGTAGAAGTTGTTGTTGGTCATTCGGTGAAGGTTGTCGTGGATGCTGCGATGACTGTGGTCAGAATTGTCGAGTTTGTCTGACCGACTGCTGTAGACCTAAACC GGAACCCCTCCCGGAACCCCTTCGACCACCTGTTGAGCGGACATGGGAGAAACATCCACAAAGAGATTATCATG atcATGAAATAATAATGACACCAACCAAAGAATTGCAGCGAAAAGAAGATAAAATCAACAGTTCAGCATTG ATTATTGCTCCTACGCCAACCCGGAATGAAGTTACGATCCCAACGGCATTGAACAGAGTTACTCCTTCTCCTGAGTATTCAATTCAAGGTCATGATGTTG GGCAGGACAGAGACTTCAAATACAACCCAGCAACGGGTAAGCGAAGATGGGCCAATAACGTAAACGCTGTGTCTGCAGTCGGTTCATGGCGAGCTTCAAGACCACATAACGCAATCTACAAAACAAGTGGTAATACCATTGCACCACCTACTGCTGACCCAAGTCTAACGAAATAA